A single genomic interval of Ficedula albicollis isolate OC2 linkage group LGE22, FicAlb1.5, whole genome shotgun sequence harbors:
- the NACA gene encoding nascent polypeptide-associated complex subunit alpha, with amino-acid sequence MPGEATETVPATEQELPQPQAETGSGTESDSDESVPELEEQDSTQATTQQAQLAAAAEIDEEPVSKAKQSRSEKKARKAMSKLGLRQVTGVTRVTIRKSKNILFVITKPDVYKSPASDTYIVFGEAKIEDLSQQAQLAAAEKFKVQGEPVSNIQENTQTPTVQEESEEEEVDETGVEVKDIELVMSQANVSRAKAVRALKNNSNDIVNAIMELTM; translated from the exons ATGCCCGGCGAAGCCACAGAAACCGTCCCGGCCACGGAGCAGGAGCTGCCGCAGCCGCAGGCGGAGACAG GGTCTGGCACAGAGTCCGACAGCGATGAATCCGTACCAGAGCTCGAAGAGCAGGACTCCACACAGGCCACGACACAGCAGGCACAG ctcgCAGCAGCAGCCGAAATAGATGAGGAACCCGTCAGCAAAGCGAAACAGAGCCGGAGCGAGAAGAAAGCTCGCAAG GCAATGTCCAAGCTGGGCCTTCGCCAGGTGACGGGAGTCACCAGAGTCACCATCCGGAAATCCAAGAACATCCTCTTTGTCATCACAAAGCCAGACGTGTACAAGAGCCCGGCGTCAGACACCTACATCGTCTTCGGCGAGGCCAAG atCGAAGACCTGTCCCAGCAGGCTCAGCTGGCGGCCGCCGAAAAGTTCAAAGTGCAAGGAGAACCTGTTTCCAACATCCAGGAAAACACACAGACCCCCACCGTGCAGGAGGAgagcgaggaggaggag GTTGATGAAACCGGCGTGGAGGTGAAAGACATCGAGCTGGTGATGTCGCAGGCGAACGTGTCGCGGGCGAAGGCCGTGCGAGCCCTCAAGAACAACAGTAACGACATTGTAAACGCGATAATG GAGCTGACGATGTAG